The window AAAAAAATTTATACTAGATGGAGATATCCAATATTTAACCCTCTTATGATAGCAATTACGTTAACAATTTTGTTTCTTTTAAAATTTAATATACCCTATGAAGCTTATTCTAAAGGCGGGGATATAATAATGTTTTTTTTAGGACCTGCAACGGTTGCTTTGGGAATTTCTTTGTATAAAAACAGTCAAAGGTTAAAGGAATATTTTTTACCAATATTAGCAGGAGTAACTGCAGGATCATTCACAGCTATAGTATCTGTAATAATTTTGGGAAAGGCACTTGGTTTAAAAAAAGAACTGATAATATCAACGATACCAAAATCAATAACAACTCCAATAGGAATAGAACTATCAAAAAGCTTGGGTGGCAATCCATCAATAACAGTTATTGGAATAATGATTACAGGAATCACAGGAGCTATATCCTCACCATTTATCTGTAAATTTTTTAAAATTGAAAACAAAATATCAAAGGGGATAGGAATTGGGACTTCAAGCCA is drawn from Ilyobacter polytropus DSM 2926 and contains these coding sequences:
- a CDS encoding LrgB family protein, which encodes MKESILYNPLFGIILSLMTYEIGKKIYTRWRYPIFNPLMIAITLTILFLLKFNIPYEAYSKGGDIIMFFLGPATVALGISLYKNSQRLKEYFLPILAGVTAGSFTAIVSVIILGKALGLKKELIISTIPKSITTPIGIELSKSLGGNPSITVIGIMITGITGAISSPFICKFFKIENKISKGIGIGTSSHAVGTSKAIEMGEVEGAMSGLAIGMAGLVTIFLVPILTKFLI